In Leptospira sp. WS58.C1, a single genomic region encodes these proteins:
- a CDS encoding transglycosylase domain-containing protein — MNIKDRILGILVSFLQYSKTNWRSILKYSVISGIVVLSFLIGGSYVVWLTKQEEVVRNLETFQREVSDTYDPNEIKPIRILDKNGKLIGEFSRRKFRPIRTDNLANHGNIIWALLSSEDRDFYEHSGVNFTALLRAIIVNLTTFQRQGGSTLTQQLAKLTLDLGARNVFNKLTEFYCTFYLESKFDKNTILAMYLNRIFLGEGNTGVEEASRYYFNKPAYELTPAEAALLVGTIPAPSNYNAVRNPKIALKRQKMVMTVMGKNQNLHPNPKSIERDFEKKVDLNIRKFRSFYVVEETKEEGDKVVITSEIGKYGFDKDFTINLAPDFNFGIRQFVIENFSEIDLESRGMNVYTTLDYDKQEAAERSLREGIEAVRKKLSEDKANYLKAGKTEEVSKQNKIIENMNGSLISINPTNGYVEAMVGSYKISNIFRLNRAVSAVRQPGSVIKGLVYLMAFEKRIATPTSIVVDEPIKIRGYAPKNWYKGHRGAMQVRTAFAQSVNTIAVKFMDEIGVGDFIHTLGKILDLDSSELSRRFQHNLTLALGSGELSPKELATVYATIANNGKKVKPVEILRITDFEGSELYMNSLPDPREAEQILDPVACAMTLNLLEAVVSEEGTLKIALKDGEKFPLGGKTGTVQSPKEAQKRWGSRKGVRDVWFAGVNPNLVTAVWVGNDLGAPFPGSGSGTSGSIWFRYVSHVARTLGFSDSLITPFNGDYVKVDICAETGGLLSNEAECKHPLYGQYYYVGDQPGGGTTTPTVTQTEGTASTNGSDEALSGEDAVELELPEIKEDPNDD, encoded by the coding sequence ATGAACATCAAAGATCGTATCCTTGGAATTTTAGTTTCCTTCCTCCAATATTCGAAAACAAACTGGAGATCTATCCTCAAATATTCTGTTATTTCCGGAATTGTAGTCCTTTCCTTTTTGATCGGCGGATCTTACGTTGTCTGGCTCACCAAACAGGAAGAAGTCGTGCGCAATCTGGAAACTTTCCAGAGGGAAGTTTCGGACACATACGATCCGAACGAGATTAAACCGATCCGTATCCTTGACAAAAACGGAAAATTGATCGGCGAATTCTCCCGTAGAAAATTCAGACCCATTCGTACGGACAATTTAGCGAATCATGGAAATATAATATGGGCATTGCTTAGTTCGGAAGATAGGGACTTTTACGAACATAGTGGTGTGAATTTTACCGCTTTACTAAGAGCTATCATAGTCAACCTAACTACCTTCCAAAGACAGGGAGGTTCCACCCTCACGCAACAATTGGCAAAACTCACTTTGGATCTAGGAGCTCGGAACGTCTTCAACAAACTTACCGAGTTTTATTGTACATTCTATCTGGAAAGTAAGTTCGATAAGAATACGATCCTAGCAATGTACCTAAATCGTATTTTCTTAGGGGAAGGAAACACAGGAGTAGAAGAAGCTTCTCGCTATTACTTTAATAAACCTGCATACGAATTGACTCCTGCGGAAGCGGCTCTGCTTGTTGGGACAATTCCGGCTCCTTCCAATTATAATGCCGTTCGAAATCCGAAAATAGCTCTCAAAAGACAGAAAATGGTGATGACTGTAATGGGAAAAAACCAAAACCTTCATCCGAATCCGAAGTCTATCGAAAGAGATTTCGAGAAGAAAGTGGATTTGAATATCCGCAAGTTCAGATCTTTTTATGTGGTGGAAGAGACAAAGGAAGAAGGGGACAAAGTTGTAATCACTTCCGAGATCGGAAAGTACGGATTCGATAAGGATTTTACGATCAATTTGGCTCCCGATTTTAACTTCGGCATTCGCCAATTCGTGATCGAAAATTTTTCGGAGATCGACCTGGAAAGCCGCGGAATGAATGTTTATACTACTTTAGATTATGATAAACAAGAAGCGGCAGAACGCTCCCTTAGAGAAGGAATAGAGGCAGTCCGTAAAAAACTTTCCGAAGATAAAGCGAATTATTTAAAAGCAGGCAAAACGGAAGAAGTTTCCAAACAAAATAAGATTATAGAGAACATGAACGGCAGCCTGATCTCCATCAATCCCACAAACGGATATGTGGAAGCGATGGTCGGTAGTTACAAAATTTCTAATATATTTAGATTAAACCGCGCCGTTTCCGCCGTTAGACAACCCGGATCGGTAATCAAGGGACTCGTATATCTGATGGCATTCGAAAAAAGGATCGCCACTCCGACTTCTATCGTTGTGGATGAGCCGATCAAGATCAGAGGTTATGCTCCTAAAAACTGGTATAAGGGTCACAGAGGAGCAATGCAGGTCCGAACCGCTTTCGCTCAATCGGTGAATACGATCGCGGTTAAGTTTATGGATGAAATTGGCGTCGGCGATTTTATCCATACTTTAGGAAAAATTTTGGACTTAGATAGTTCCGAGTTGAGTAGAAGGTTCCAACACAATCTTACATTAGCGCTCGGTTCCGGAGAATTATCTCCTAAAGAATTGGCAACCGTTTATGCAACAATCGCCAATAACGGTAAAAAAGTAAAACCTGTGGAAATCCTAAGGATCACAGACTTCGAAGGATCCGAACTTTATATGAATAGTCTTCCGGATCCTAGGGAAGCGGAACAAATTTTAGATCCTGTAGCCTGTGCCATGACATTAAACTTATTAGAAGCGGTCGTATCGGAAGAAGGTACACTCAAGATCGCATTAAAGGACGGAGAAAAATTCCCGCTCGGAGGAAAAACAGGAACTGTTCAATCTCCGAAAGAAGCGCAAAAACGTTGGGGTTCTAGAAAAGGAGTACGAGACGTTTGGTTTGCCGGGGTAAATCCGAATTTAGTCACTGCAGTCTGGGTGGGTAATGACTTAGGCGCACCTTTCCCAGGTTCCGGCTCAGGCACAAGCGGTTCCATTTGGTTTAGATATGTTTCTCACGTTGCTAGAACATTAGGTTTTAGTGATAGTCTAATCACTCCATTTAACGGAGATTATGTGAAAGTGGATATCTGCGCGGAAACAGGCGGGCTTCTTTCCAACGAGGCGGAATGTAAACATCCTCTATATGGACAGTACTATTACGTAGGAGATCAGCCGGGAGGCGGCACAACTACCCCTACGGTCACACAAACTGAAGGAACTGCTTCCACAAACGGTTCCGATGAAGCGCTTTCCGGAGAAGACGCGGTAGAATTAGAACTTCCTGAAATTAAGGAAGATCCGAACGACGATTAG
- a CDS encoding ABC transporter substrate-binding protein, protein MFYPRFLDSVSSLFQAGPKPTLTFSLAFLLLSLLFYDCGKEERSPEKLVFSLPSDPISLDPIRSTDLSSRIVLKYIYPKLFDINVEGKVIPSLVRSYKLAEGPSPNIRKLIMEIRNDLKSNVSTETILGSLERLRNTPGPRKSTYSFLKGGKVLSDSSLEIYFEGGLRETLEKLSLPQAWIYCGSPELPCGDFKLVEWKRNNYLRLVANHSNDLGSEILFRVLPQASTGLYLYFKDELDLMKLPVFLLQNSLVKEDHISIRKGGGVQYVAINAKGPCFDKNFRKALNYSVDKRTIIRVLLEGKGEVAVGPFPKSISETWTSSEEIYPYDLTKAKDLLSKSVCYPKILERELEFRMRGDEENQANGAAIVQNLKDLGLKIKILPMEKAALYKENGEGKGDLTLLFWYADLPGPFAFLDPLFAGDRFGNGGNRAFYSNPKMEKIFQEIRSTDKTDISPKIQEAFSILAEDAPWIFLWSPYELYLIGDRLQKVPNRRSDLP, encoded by the coding sequence ATGTTTTATCCTAGATTTCTAGACTCGGTCTCGTCCCTGTTTCAAGCCGGACCGAAACCGACTCTTACCTTTTCTCTGGCTTTCCTTCTTTTGTCCCTTCTTTTTTATGATTGCGGAAAAGAGGAGAGAAGTCCCGAAAAACTGGTATTTTCGCTACCTTCCGATCCGATCTCTTTGGATCCGATCCGATCTACGGACCTATCTTCCAGAATTGTTCTAAAATATATTTACCCAAAACTTTTCGATATAAACGTAGAAGGTAAGGTCATCCCGTCCTTAGTAAGATCATACAAGCTCGCAGAAGGCCCTTCTCCCAATATCAGAAAATTGATCATGGAGATCCGTAACGATCTGAAATCGAACGTTAGTACGGAAACGATTTTAGGATCTTTGGAAAGATTGAGAAATACCCCAGGACCAAGAAAAAGCACATATTCTTTTTTAAAAGGCGGAAAGGTCCTCTCGGATTCCAGTTTGGAAATTTATTTCGAAGGCGGACTTAGGGAAACTTTAGAAAAACTTTCTTTGCCCCAGGCTTGGATCTACTGCGGTTCACCCGAATTGCCTTGTGGGGATTTTAAATTAGTAGAATGGAAAAGGAATAATTATCTTAGATTAGTTGCAAATCATTCCAACGATCTAGGCTCTGAAATATTATTTCGCGTTCTTCCACAAGCAAGCACTGGATTGTATTTATATTTCAAAGACGAATTGGATCTAATGAAATTGCCTGTGTTTCTTCTCCAAAACTCGTTAGTAAAAGAAGATCATATCTCCATCCGAAAAGGGGGAGGTGTACAATATGTTGCGATCAACGCTAAAGGGCCTTGTTTCGATAAGAACTTTAGAAAAGCATTAAATTACTCCGTGGATAAGCGAACGATCATCCGTGTTCTATTGGAAGGAAAAGGAGAAGTTGCCGTAGGCCCATTTCCAAAATCGATTTCGGAAACCTGGACTTCTTCCGAAGAAATTTATCCTTATGATCTAACAAAAGCGAAGGATTTACTTTCTAAGTCCGTATGTTATCCTAAAATTTTAGAAAGAGAACTGGAATTTAGGATGAGAGGAGACGAAGAAAACCAAGCAAACGGTGCTGCAATCGTTCAAAATCTAAAGGATTTAGGATTGAAGATCAAGATCCTTCCTATGGAAAAGGCGGCATTATATAAAGAGAATGGAGAAGGTAAAGGAGACCTAACGTTATTGTTTTGGTATGCGGATCTTCCGGGACCGTTCGCATTTTTGGATCCGTTGTTTGCGGGAGATCGATTCGGGAACGGAGGAAATCGAGCCTTCTACTCTAACCCGAAAATGGAAAAAATTTTCCAGGAGATCCGATCCACGGACAAAACGGATATAAGTCCAAAGATCCAAGAAGCATTTTCCATTTTAGCGGAAGATGCTCCTTGGATCTTTTTATGGTCCCCTTATGAGTTGTATCTGATCGGGGACCGTTTACAAAAAGTTCCTAATCGTCGTTCGGATCTTCCTTAA